In Ptychodera flava strain L36383 chromosome 17, AS_Pfla_20210202, whole genome shotgun sequence, one genomic interval encodes:
- the LOC139115100 gene encoding myb-like protein X, with product MSKYHRRKKVTGGKHSTDSGIVAGDDGLSTAWLKRFTPKGSVRLYTVQTDANGDGDSAPKYRTVSPDELFRSEKDKNDDKVNGNAVNGESKDTNEADSKQSRYRKNREMEEEKKERKRKQQEEAEKLKEKEKADREAAKEKERAEKEAAREKEREERERIKEEKEKRRLQRKKEKYSHAGSSAQIVSKKKRKEERAREKENKKSSKVNDKSSDNGIAVTAVTSDENITEKNYQDEMSSDDKNEDLNGQNEINVSNEEKQGSGDDVKEISPDLKTDDSREEIQKDDTDGEDESTLVQATLTMEDHQIDHETQGIVVTEITNQQENSIIVEDEGKKEIDEGKPIIVILLMNLPTTQKISQQKKWMSPLLTPRQ from the exons ATGTCCAAGTACCACCGGCGGAAGAAAGTCACTGGTGGTAAACACAGTACTGATAGTGGCATTGTGGCCGGAGACGATGGCTTGTCTACAGCCTGGCTGAAAAGATTTACACCAAAGGGAAGTGTACGACTCTATACGGTACAG ACCGATGCCAACGGCGATGGCGACAGCGCCCCCAAGTATCGAACAGTTTCTCCCGACGAACTGTTCAGATCTGAAAAAGATAAGAATGATGACAAAGTCAATGGCAATGCCGTGAACGGAGAGTCAAAGGATACAAACGAAGCCGATTCCAAACAATCAAGATATCGAAAGAACAGAGAAATGGAAgaggaaaagaaagaaagaaagagaaaacaaCAGGAAGAGGCAGAGAAactaaaagaaaaagaaaaggcGGACAGGGAAGCAGCGAAGGAAAAGGAACGAGCCGAAAAAGAAGCGGCAAGAGAGAAGGAAAGAGAGGAGAGAGAAAGaatcaaagaagaaaaagagaaaagaaGATTACagaggaaaaaagaaaaatactccCACGCTGGAAGCTCAGCACAAATAGTGagtaagaaaaaaagaaaagaagaaagagcaagggaaaaagaaaataaaaaatcttcaaaagtaaATGACAAGAGTAGTGATAATGGTATCGCTGTAACAGCAGTCACATCAGATGAAAATATCACTGAGAAGAATTATCAAGACGAAATGTCTTCTGATGACAAAAATGAAGATTTGAATGGTCAAAACGAAATTAATGTATCAAATGAAGAGAAACAAGGTTCTGGGGATGACGTCAAGGAAATTTCACCGGATTTGAAAACAGATGATAGTCGAGAAGAAATACAAAAAGATGATACTGATGGGGAAGATGAATCCACTTTGGTACAAGCGACGTTAACGATGGAAGATCATCAGATAGATCACGAAACACAAGGCATCGTTGTTACTGAAATTACCAACCAACAGGAAAACTCAATCATTGTTGAAGATGAgggaaagaaagaaattgaTGAAGGAAAGCCAATCATAGTAATATTACTAATGAACCTGCCAACCACACAGAAGATATCACAACAGAAGAAATGGATGTCACCCTTACTGACACCGAGACAGTGA
- the LOC139115101 gene encoding arylamine N-acetyltransferase, pineal gland isozyme NAT-3-like encodes MITRQEALDFVESHLKIENPSEKFHENRLAFLNSLIEAYQYNVPFHNITLLCLDKEQRRAPSKEEIEQNALTTIGGLCLENNAAFHFILESIGFDVNFISARVINPNDHCLSIANNVVSDGDQFLVDVGFGYPSFQAIPLDFKQESPIYCHSCCKYKFVRKEDVIERQHLRTVKKDMWETDKLVPENSTGVWRHSYNFKLTPVDFSCYGAAMNNIYTIPSCSRFLVSLRVITFPNGKCISLKDNSLLTEGDDKCLHETLLKSVAEMKGWILKLCPQISPVKIEKALNYWEKEIMPTLKTEAGPGQI; translated from the coding sequence ATGATCACTCGCCAGGAAGCTCTTGACTTTGTGGAAAGTCAtcttaaaattgaaaatccatCTGAGAAGTTTCATGAAAATCGTCTAGCGTTTCTGAATTCTCTCATCGAAGCCTATCAGTACAACGTTCCTTTCCATAACATCACTCTGCTGTGTCTCGACAAAGAGCAAAGACGAGCTCCATCCAAAGAGGAAATAGAGCAAAATGCCTTAACGACGATTGGAGGACTGTGTTTAGAGAACAATGCAGCTTTTCATTTCATCTTGGAGTCAATTGGGTTTGatgtcaatttcatttcagctaGAGTAATCAATCCAAACGATCATTGCCTATCCATTGCCAATAATGTGGTCAGCGATGGTGATCAGTTCCTCGTCGATGTCGGGTTTGGTTATCCTTCTTTCCAAGCAATTCCCCTGGATTTCAAACAGGAATCTCCCATCTACTGCCATTCCTGTTGTAAATATAAGTTTGTGAGAAAAGAAGACGTGATTGAAAGACAACACTTACGAACCGTGAAGAAGGATATGTGGGAGACTGACAAGCTGGTACCTGAAAATTCCACTGGTGTGTGGAGACATTCTTATAATTTTAAGCTAACGCCCGTTGACTTCAGCTGCTACGGTGCTGCCATGAATAACATATACACAATACCTTCATGCAGTCGTTTTCTTGTGAGTCTTAGAGTTATCACCTTTCCAAATGGCAAATGCATTTCTTTGAAAGATAACTCACTTCTAACAGAAGGAGATGACAAATGTCTTCACGAGACACTGTTAAAATCTGTCGCAGAAATGAAGGGgtggattttgaaattgtgtccACAAATTTCCCCGGTCAAGATCGAAAAGGCATTGAATTACTGGGAGAAAGAAATCATGCCTACTTTGAAGACAGAAGCGGGTCCAGGacaaatttga
- the LOC139116573 gene encoding tripartite motif-containing protein 2-like codes for MKIELPTVSDDAKENQQHIEVHVEIKTGDDDDDKIAEQVKEQASDDVQSKRPQSQVMFDEQVVRQIEQKGTEGSVSSRASSAVAVPRTMIQGRSWGSSSRASAKQVLQNVASNGEVGQQRRHAKRKAELVFEFGQRGTSAGRLRRPHGVAVSANSDIIVCDSGNHRVQIFGWDCKYKTKWSPDTLRRRLFSRDRFDPGDVAVTPDNKHFIVTDFSTERLYKVSLETHHSKEFGKSGYKGPWGVAINSHGYIYISYCISNCVVCYTSDGKFVHTIGRKGVGPAEFSYPCYLAINKRDAIIVAEYHNRRVQILNPDGEFMFQIGSSEHFREISGVAVDNFNNVFVADYKCHRVVMYGNDGAFKLCIGDQEDKLDRPEGVAISHDGYIVVSDSGSHGVKIFRHWDVKKLFDSM; via the coding sequence ATGAAAATTGAGTTACCAACGGTTTCTGATGACGCCAAAGAAAACCAACAACACATTGAGGTGCATGTTGAAATCAAGAcgggcgatgatgatgatgataagatAGCGGAGCAAGTCAAAGAACAAGCCAGTGACGACGTCCAGTCGAAGCGCCCTCAGTCACAGGTGATGTTCGATGAACAGGTAGTGCGACAAATTGAACAAAAGGGAACAGAAGGTAGTGTGTCTAGTCGGGCGTCGAGTGCTGTAGCCGTACCCCGCACTATGATACAGGGTCGTTCGTGGGGCTCATCAAGTAGAGCATCAGCTAAACAAGTACTCCAGAATGTAGCTTCAAACGGCGAAGTTGGGCAACAGAGAAGACATGCTAAAAGGAaagctgagcttgtttttgagtTTGGTCAGAGGGGAACATCGGCTGGCAGACTGCGGCGACCCCATGGCGTAGCTGTGTCCGCCAATAGCGACATCATCGTTTGTGATTCGGGTAATCATCGAGTGCAGATCTTTGGATGGGACtgtaaatacaaaactaaatgGAGCCCCGATACTCTCAGACGGAGGTTATTTTCACGAGATCGATTTGATCCAGGCGATGTGGCAGTGACACCGgacaataaacatttcatagTGACTGATTTCTCGACAGAACGCCTCTATAAGGTATCGTTGGAAACGCATCATTCTAAAGAGTTTGGGAAAAGCGGTTACAAAGGCCCATGGGGCGTGGCTATTAATTCTCATGGATATATTTACATCTCATACTGCATTTCCAACTGTGTCGTCTGCTACACGTCAGATGGAAAATTTGTGCACACAATTGGTCGGAAAGGCGTGGGTCCGGCAGAATTCAGCTACCCCTGTTACCTTGCCATCAACAAACGCGATGCTATCATCGTTGCAGAGTACCACAACAGACGAGTACAGATTCTCAATCCAGATGGAGAGTTCATGTTCCAGATTGGCAGCTCCGAACATTTCCGAGAAATCAGCGGCGTAGCTGTCGACAACTTCAACAATGTCTTCGTGGCTGACTACAAGTGCCATCGCGTCGTAATGTACGGCAATGACGGCGctttcaaactgtgtatcggCGACCAAGAAGATAAACTAGATCGGCCAGAAGGAGTGGCTATCTCCCACGACGGCTACATCGTGGTCTCTGACAGCGGTAGTCATGGAGTGAAGATTTTCCGACACTGGGATGTTAAGAAGCTATTTGACTCCATGTAA